One Lepus europaeus isolate LE1 chromosome X, mLepTim1.pri, whole genome shotgun sequence genomic window carries:
- the UPF3B gene encoding regulator of nonsense transcripts 3B isoform X2, with amino-acid sequence MKEEKDHRPKEKRVTLLTPQGATGSVGGTPGDCGKGDDKQDRNKEKKEALSKVVIRRLPPTLTKEQLQEHLQPMPDHDYFEFFSNDTSLYPHMYARAYINFKNQEDIILFRDRFDGYVFLDNKGQEYPAIVEFAPFQKAAKKKTKKRDTKVGTIDDDPEYRKFLESYATDNEKMTSTPETLLEEIEAKNRELIAKKTTPLLSFLKNKQRMREEKREERRRREIERKRQREEERRKWKEEEKRKRKDIEKLKKIDRVPERDKLRDEPKIKLLKKPEKGDEKELDKRDKAKKLDKENLNDERTSGQSCTLPKRSDVEYKDEKPKRPEDDSGRDYRERDRDYERDQERILRERERLKRQEEERRRQKERYEKEKAFKRKEEEMKKEKEALRDKGKKNESTESLGSSEKTEKKEEVVKRDRIRNKDRPAMQLYQPGARSRNRLCPPDDSTKSGDSAIDKKQESGISHRKEGGEE; translated from the exons ATGAAGGAAGAGAAGGACCATAGGCCTAAGGAGAAGCGAGTAACCCTGTTAACGCCCCAGGGAGCCACAGGCAGCGTCGGTGGGACTCCGGGGGACTGCGGCAAAGGGGACGATAAGCAGGATCGcaataaagagaagaaagaggcGCTGAGCAAG GTGGTAATTCGAAGATTACCTCCCACTTTGACCAAGGAGCAGCTTCAGGAACATCTTCAACCCATGCCTGACCAtgattattttgagtttttttctaaTGATACTAG tCTGTATCCTCATATGTATGCCAGAGCATACATCAACTTTAAAAACCAAGAGGACATTATCTTGTTCAGGGATCGGTTTGATGGCTATGTATTCCTTGACAATAAAG gtcaGGAATATCCTGCTATAGTAGAATTTGCACCTTTTCAAAAAGCTGCAAAAAAGAAGACTAAGAAAAGAGATACCAAAGTTGGAACTATTGATGATG ATCCAGAATATAGAAAATTTTTGGAAAGTTATGCTACAGACAATGAGAAAATGACATCTACTCCAGAGACACTGCTAGAGGAAATAGAAGCAAAAAATAGAGAATTGATAG CTAAAAAGACAACCCCACTTTTGAGCTTCCTGAAAAACAAGCAG agaatgagagaagaaaagagagaagaaagaaggcgacgagaaatagaaagaaaacggcagagggaagaagagagaagaaagtggaaagaagaagagaaacGAAAAAGGAAAGATATAGAAAAGCTGAAGAAGATAGACAGAGTTCCAGAAAGGGACAAATTAAGGGATGAACCAAAGATAAAG ttgCTCAAGAAACCAGAAAAGGGAGATGAAAAAGAATTGGACAAAAGAGACAAAGCCAAGAAACTGGATAAAGAGAATCTGAATGATGAGCGAACCAGTGGGCAAAGCTGTACGTTGCCCAAGCGTTCTGATGTTGAATATAAAGATGAAAAGCCAAAGAG ACCTGAAGATGATAGTGGCAGAGACTACAGGGAGAGGGATCGGGACTACGAACGAGATCAGGAGCgcatactgagagagagagagagactgaagcgGCAAGAAGAAGAGCGCCGTAGGCAGAAGGAGCGTTATGAGAAAGAGAAGGCtttcaagagaaaagaagaagaaatgaagaaagaaaaagaagcactTCGGGATAAAGGAAAGAAGAATGAAAGTACAGAATCATTAGGCAGCTcagaaaaaactgaaaagaaagaggaagtggTTAAGAGAGATCGCATAAGAAACAAG GATCGCCCAGCAATGCAGCTTTACCAACCAGGAGCTCGAAGCCGAAATCGACTCTGTCCCCCTGACGACAGCACCAAGTCTGGAGATTCAGCAATAGACAAAAAGCAGGAAAGTGGTATTAGCCATAGAAAAGAAGGGGGAGAGGAGTGA
- the UPF3B gene encoding regulator of nonsense transcripts 3B isoform X1 — MKEEKDHRPKEKRVTLLTPQGATGSVGGTPGDCGKGDDKQDRNKEKKEALSKVVIRRLPPTLTKEQLQEHLQPMPDHDYFEFFSNDTSLYPHMYARAYINFKNQEDIILFRDRFDGYVFLDNKGQEYPAIVEFAPFQKAAKKKTKKRDTKVGTIDDDPEYRKFLESYATDNEKMTSTPETLLEEIEAKNRELIAKKTTPLLSFLKNKQRMREEKREERRRREIERKRQREEERRKWKEEEKRKRKDIEKLKKIDRVPERDKLRDEPKIKVHRFLLQAVNQKNLLKKPEKGDEKELDKRDKAKKLDKENLNDERTSGQSCTLPKRSDVEYKDEKPKRPEDDSGRDYRERDRDYERDQERILRERERLKRQEEERRRQKERYEKEKAFKRKEEEMKKEKEALRDKGKKNESTESLGSSEKTEKKEEVVKRDRIRNKDRPAMQLYQPGARSRNRLCPPDDSTKSGDSAIDKKQESGISHRKEGGEE; from the exons ATGAAGGAAGAGAAGGACCATAGGCCTAAGGAGAAGCGAGTAACCCTGTTAACGCCCCAGGGAGCCACAGGCAGCGTCGGTGGGACTCCGGGGGACTGCGGCAAAGGGGACGATAAGCAGGATCGcaataaagagaagaaagaggcGCTGAGCAAG GTGGTAATTCGAAGATTACCTCCCACTTTGACCAAGGAGCAGCTTCAGGAACATCTTCAACCCATGCCTGACCAtgattattttgagtttttttctaaTGATACTAG tCTGTATCCTCATATGTATGCCAGAGCATACATCAACTTTAAAAACCAAGAGGACATTATCTTGTTCAGGGATCGGTTTGATGGCTATGTATTCCTTGACAATAAAG gtcaGGAATATCCTGCTATAGTAGAATTTGCACCTTTTCAAAAAGCTGCAAAAAAGAAGACTAAGAAAAGAGATACCAAAGTTGGAACTATTGATGATG ATCCAGAATATAGAAAATTTTTGGAAAGTTATGCTACAGACAATGAGAAAATGACATCTACTCCAGAGACACTGCTAGAGGAAATAGAAGCAAAAAATAGAGAATTGATAG CTAAAAAGACAACCCCACTTTTGAGCTTCCTGAAAAACAAGCAG agaatgagagaagaaaagagagaagaaagaaggcgacgagaaatagaaagaaaacggcagagggaagaagagagaagaaagtggaaagaagaagagaaacGAAAAAGGAAAGATATAGAAAAGCTGAAGAAGATAGACAGAGTTCCAGAAAGGGACAAATTAAGGGATGAACCAAAGATAAAG GTACACAGGTTTCTGTTACAAGCTGTGAATCAGAAAAAT ttgCTCAAGAAACCAGAAAAGGGAGATGAAAAAGAATTGGACAAAAGAGACAAAGCCAAGAAACTGGATAAAGAGAATCTGAATGATGAGCGAACCAGTGGGCAAAGCTGTACGTTGCCCAAGCGTTCTGATGTTGAATATAAAGATGAAAAGCCAAAGAG ACCTGAAGATGATAGTGGCAGAGACTACAGGGAGAGGGATCGGGACTACGAACGAGATCAGGAGCgcatactgagagagagagagagactgaagcgGCAAGAAGAAGAGCGCCGTAGGCAGAAGGAGCGTTATGAGAAAGAGAAGGCtttcaagagaaaagaagaagaaatgaagaaagaaaaagaagcactTCGGGATAAAGGAAAGAAGAATGAAAGTACAGAATCATTAGGCAGCTcagaaaaaactgaaaagaaagaggaagtggTTAAGAGAGATCGCATAAGAAACAAG GATCGCCCAGCAATGCAGCTTTACCAACCAGGAGCTCGAAGCCGAAATCGACTCTGTCCCCCTGACGACAGCACCAAGTCTGGAGATTCAGCAATAGACAAAAAGCAGGAAAGTGGTATTAGCCATAGAAAAGAAGGGGGAGAGGAGTGA
- the RNF113A gene encoding E3 ubiquitin-protein ligase RNF113A, whose amino-acid sequence MAEQLSPGKSTDQVCTFLFKKRGRKGAAGRRKRPICNPESGESGSSSDEGSTVVRPEKKRAAHNPMIQKTRGSGKQKVSYGHLSSEEEEQGNEPETLGVVYKSTRSAKPVGPEDMGATAVYELDTEKERDAQAIFERSQKIQEELRGKEDDKIYRGINNYQKYMKPKDTSMGNASSGMVRKGPIRAPEHLRATVRWDYQPDICKDYKETGFCGFGDSCKFLHDRSDYKHGWQIERELDEGRYGVYEDENYEVGSDDEEIPFKCFICRQTFQNPVVTKCRHYFCEKCALQHFRTTPRCYICDQQTNGVFNPAKELIAKLEKLRGSAGDGASDFPEDSDEGPIPIT is encoded by the coding sequence ATGGCGGAGCAACTTTCTCCCGGGAAGAGTACAGACCAGGTGTGCACCTTCCTTTTCAAAAAGCGTGGGCGGAAGGGAGCTGCAGGCCGCAGAAAGCGCCCGATCTGCAACCCGGAGTCCGGAGAAAGCGGTAGCAGTAGCGACgaaggcagcactgtggtgcgaCCGGAGAAGAAGCGGGCGGCCCACAATCCGATGATACAGAAGACCCGTGGCAGTGGTAAACAAAAAGTATCCTATGGCCACTTGAGTAGCGAGGAGGAGGAACAGGGAAATGAGCCCGAGACTCTCGGAGTGGTCTACAAATCCACCCGCTCAGCGAAACCGGTGGGGCCGGAGGATATGGGAGCGACGGCTGTCTACGAGCTGGACACAGAGAAGGAGCGTGACGCGCAAGCCATCTTCGAGCGCAGCCAGAAGATACAGGAAGAGCTGAGGGGCAAGGAGGATGACAAGATCTACCGGGGAATCAATAACTATCAGAAATACATGAAGCCCAAGGATACATCGATGGGCAATGCCTCCTCCGGGATGGTGAGGAAGGGCCCCATCCGAGCGCCCGAGCATCTACGTGCCACCGTGCGCTGGGATTACCAGCCCGACATCTGTAAGGACTACAAGGAGACTGGCTTCTGCGGCTTCGGAGACAGCTGCAAATTCCTCCATGACCGTTCCGATTACAAGCATGGGTGGCAGATTGAACGTGAGCTTGATGAGGGTCGCTATGGTGTCTATGAGGACGAAAATTATGAAGTAGGAAGCGATGATGAGGAAATACCATTCAAGTGTTTCATCTGCCGCCAGACCTTCCAAAACCCGGTTGTCACCAAGTGCAGGCATTATTTCTGCGAGAAGTGTGCACTGCAGCATTTCCGCACCACCCCGCGCTGCTATATCTGCGACCAGCAGACCAATGGCGTCTTCAATCCCGCGAAAGAATTGATTGCTAAATTGGAAAAGCTCCGAGGTTCAGCAGGGGATGGAGCTTCCGATTTCCCAGAAGACTCTGATGAGGGTCCAATCCCCATTACTTAG